From Streptomyces durmitorensis, a single genomic window includes:
- a CDS encoding (2Fe-2S)-binding protein codes for MSKRTPLNLVRAHPEPPHTVTFDGREIPALPGQTVAAALWSSGITAWRTTRREGEPRGVFCGIGVCFDCLVEVNGRPNQRACLLPATPGDEIRTQHGRGHGGEAGEWR; via the coding sequence ATGAGCAAACGCACCCCGCTGAACCTGGTCCGCGCCCACCCGGAACCACCGCACACCGTCACGTTCGACGGCCGCGAGATCCCGGCCCTGCCGGGCCAGACGGTGGCCGCAGCGCTCTGGTCGTCGGGCATCACCGCCTGGCGCACCACGCGACGCGAGGGCGAGCCGAGGGGAGTCTTCTGCGGGATCGGCGTCTGCTTCGACTGTCTGGTGGAGGTCAACGGGCGGCCGAACCAACGGGCTTGCCTGCTCCCGGCCACGCCCGGCGACGAGATCCGGACGCAGCACGGAAGAGGTCACGGCGGGGAGGCGGGGGAGTGGCGATGA
- a CDS encoding NAD(P)/FAD-dependent oxidoreductase, translating to MTKRLTCDVVVVGAGMVGAACALYAARAGLSVVLVDRGPVAGGTTGSGEGNILVSDKEPGPELELALLSARLWTELAADEDVGASIEFEAKGGVVVASSGEGLAALGEFASGQREAGVDARAVGADELYELEPHLAPGTAGGVHYPQDCQVMPSLAAAQLVRMARALGAGLRTRCTVTAVLRTAGGEVRGVRTDQGEIHAPYVVNAAGTWGGDLAALAGADLPVLPRRGFVLVTEPLPRMVRHKVYAADYVADVASGSAALQTSPVVEGTAAGPILIGASRERVGFDRSFSLPVMRALAAGATRLFPFLEGVSAMRAYVGFRPYMPDHLPAVGPDARVPGLIHACGHEGAGIGLAAGTGHLIAQVLSGATPDLDLTPFRPDRFADRPPQEAS from the coding sequence GTGACAAAGCGGCTGACCTGCGATGTTGTGGTAGTCGGCGCCGGGATGGTGGGCGCCGCCTGTGCCCTGTACGCGGCGCGGGCCGGGCTGTCCGTCGTCCTGGTGGACCGCGGTCCCGTGGCCGGCGGCACGACGGGATCCGGCGAGGGGAACATCCTCGTCTCCGACAAGGAACCGGGCCCCGAGCTCGAACTGGCCCTGCTCTCCGCCCGGTTGTGGACAGAGCTGGCGGCCGATGAAGACGTGGGCGCGAGCATCGAGTTCGAGGCCAAGGGCGGCGTCGTCGTGGCGTCATCCGGTGAAGGGCTCGCCGCGCTGGGGGAGTTCGCCTCCGGGCAGCGCGAAGCCGGGGTCGACGCGCGGGCCGTCGGGGCGGACGAACTGTACGAACTGGAGCCGCACCTCGCCCCCGGCACTGCGGGCGGCGTCCACTACCCGCAGGACTGCCAGGTGATGCCGTCCCTGGCAGCGGCCCAACTGGTGCGCATGGCGCGGGCGTTGGGGGCAGGGCTCCGTACGCGCTGCACCGTCACGGCCGTGCTGCGGACCGCGGGCGGCGAGGTGCGCGGGGTCCGCACGGACCAGGGGGAGATCCACGCCCCGTACGTCGTGAACGCCGCGGGCACCTGGGGCGGCGATCTCGCCGCCCTCGCCGGAGCCGACCTGCCCGTGCTGCCGAGGCGCGGCTTCGTCCTCGTCACGGAACCGCTGCCGCGCATGGTCCGGCACAAGGTGTACGCCGCCGACTACGTGGCCGACGTGGCCAGCGGATCCGCCGCGCTCCAGACGTCGCCGGTGGTCGAGGGCACGGCCGCGGGGCCGATCCTGATCGGCGCGAGCCGCGAACGGGTCGGCTTCGACCGCTCCTTCTCGCTGCCGGTCATGCGGGCCCTCGCGGCGGGGGCGACCCGGCTCTTCCCGTTCCTGGAGGGCGTCAGCGCGATGCGCGCGTACGTGGGCTTCCGCCCCTACATGCCGGACCACCTGCCCGCCGTCGGCCCCGACGCCCGGGTGCCGGGGCTCATCCACGCCTGCGGGCACGAGGGGGCGGGGATCGGCCTTGCCGCGGGGACGGGCCACCTGATCGCCCAGGTCCTGAGCGGTGCGACCCCGGACCTCGACCTCACCCCGTTCCGCCCCGACCGCTTCGCCGACCGCCCGCCCCAGGAGGCGTCATGA
- a CDS encoding aminopeptidase P family protein yields the protein MAKSKVRKNGLYPEISDELSALMRTGWADTEQRDLRPAEQAPHAARRRAALSALFPGERLVIPSGKLKTRSNDSHYPFRPYSAYVHMTGDQARDCALVLEPRTGEDGGHDAHLYQLPRDSRDSNEFWIGMTAELWMGRRRSLAESELLLGLPCRDVRDAPAELAASPDVPTRIVRGHDAALEAAVSTDEERDAELEEALSGLRLVKDDWEIGELRKAVDSTVRGFTDVVRELATAVATSERWIEGTFFRRARLEGNHIGYGSICAAGEHATIMHWEQNDGPVRPGELLLLDAGVETHTLYTADVTRTLPIDGTFTPLQRKIYDAVFEAQEAGIAAVKPGAAYRDFHDAAQRYLAHKLVEWGLLEGDPERVFELALQRRFTMAGTGHMLGLDVHDCAQARTEEYVGGVLEEGMVLTVEPGLYFQPDDLTVPEEYRGIGVRIEDDILVTADGNENLSAGLPRGATAVEAWMSGLAGGLAGGR from the coding sequence ATGGCCAAGTCCAAGGTGCGCAAGAACGGCCTCTACCCCGAGATCTCCGACGAGCTCTCCGCCCTGATGAGGACCGGCTGGGCCGACACCGAGCAGCGCGACCTGCGCCCGGCCGAACAGGCCCCGCACGCGGCCCGCCGCCGCGCCGCCCTGTCCGCGCTGTTCCCGGGCGAGCGCCTGGTGATCCCCTCGGGGAAGCTCAAGACCCGCTCGAACGACAGCCATTACCCCTTCCGCCCGTACTCCGCGTACGTCCATATGACCGGCGACCAGGCGAGGGACTGCGCCCTGGTCCTCGAACCGCGCACCGGAGAGGACGGCGGCCACGACGCGCACCTCTATCAACTCCCCCGTGACAGCCGGGACAGCAACGAGTTCTGGATCGGCATGACGGCCGAGCTGTGGATGGGCCGCAGGCGCAGCCTCGCCGAGTCCGAGCTGCTCCTCGGCCTGCCCTGCCGTGACGTCCGCGACGCCCCCGCCGAGCTCGCCGCCTCGCCCGACGTGCCGACCCGCATCGTGCGCGGCCACGACGCGGCGCTCGAAGCGGCCGTGTCGACCGACGAGGAGCGCGACGCCGAACTGGAGGAGGCGCTCTCCGGCCTGCGCCTGGTCAAGGACGACTGGGAGATCGGCGAGCTGCGCAAGGCGGTCGACTCCACGGTCCGCGGATTCACCGATGTCGTAAGGGAGTTGGCCACCGCCGTCGCCACGTCGGAGCGCTGGATCGAGGGCACCTTCTTCCGCCGCGCCCGCCTGGAGGGCAACCACATCGGCTACGGCTCGATCTGCGCGGCGGGCGAGCACGCCACGATCATGCACTGGGAGCAGAACGACGGGCCCGTGCGCCCCGGCGAACTCCTCCTCCTGGACGCGGGCGTGGAGACCCACACCCTCTACACCGCCGACGTCACCCGCACCCTCCCCATCGACGGCACCTTCACGCCGCTCCAGCGCAAGATCTACGACGCGGTGTTCGAGGCGCAGGAGGCGGGCATCGCCGCGGTGAAGCCGGGCGCCGCGTACCGCGACTTCCACGACGCCGCGCAGCGGTACCTCGCGCACAAGCTCGTCGAATGGGGCCTCCTCGAAGGCGACCCGGAGCGGGTCTTCGAGCTCGCCCTGCAACGGCGCTTCACCATGGCGGGCACGGGCCACATGCTCGGCCTCGACGTCCACGACTGCGCCCAGGCCCGCACCGAGGAGTACGTCGGCGGCGTACTCGAGGAGGGCATGGTGCTCACCGTCGAGCCCGGCCTGTACTTCCAGCCGGACGACCTCACCGTGCCCGAGGAGTACCGGGGCATCGGGGTCCGCATCGAGGACGACATCCTCGTCACGGCCGACGGCAACGAGAACCTCTCGGCAGGTCTGCCGCGCGGTGCCACGGCGGTCGAGGCCTGGATGAGCGGCCTGGCGGGCGGCCTGGCGGGCGGCCGCTAG
- a CDS encoding polysaccharide deacetylase family protein: protein MTVMTSAVMTVALTGCTKVDTTSPSSARKDAAAASLKSQARLGTVDCRKAKCVALTFDAGPSENSPRLLDILKEEKVPATFFLLGKNHIAKHPELVKRMAAEGHEVASHTWSHKILTDITPDEAREELRKPNEAIEKLIGHKPTLMRPPQGRTNPDVNEISRKEGLSEVLWSVTAKDYTTNDSALIQKRVIDQTQRDGIILLHDIYKGTVPAVPGIIDELKKRGYVFVTVPQLLAPGKAEPGKIYRP, encoded by the coding sequence ATGACGGTCATGACCTCCGCGGTCATGACCGTCGCCCTGACGGGATGCACCAAGGTGGACACCACATCGCCCAGTTCCGCCCGCAAGGACGCGGCGGCCGCGAGCCTCAAGAGCCAGGCGCGGCTCGGCACGGTCGACTGCCGCAAGGCGAAGTGCGTGGCCCTGACGTTCGACGCGGGGCCGAGCGAGAACTCGCCGCGGCTGCTCGACATCCTCAAGGAGGAGAAGGTGCCCGCCACCTTCTTCCTGCTCGGCAAGAACCACATAGCCAAGCACCCCGAGCTCGTGAAGCGCATGGCGGCCGAGGGCCACGAGGTGGCGAGCCACACCTGGTCGCACAAGATCCTCACCGACATCACGCCGGACGAGGCCCGCGAGGAACTGCGCAAGCCCAACGAGGCGATAGAGAAGCTGATCGGCCACAAGCCGACGCTGATGCGCCCGCCGCAGGGACGCACCAACCCCGACGTGAACGAGATCTCGCGGAAGGAGGGCCTCTCGGAGGTCCTGTGGAGCGTGACCGCCAAGGACTACACGACCAACGACTCCGCCCTGATCCAAAAGCGCGTCATCGATCAGACCCAGCGGGACGGCATCATCCTGCTGCACGACATCTACAAGGGGACGGTGCCCGCGGTGCCGGGCATCATCGACGAGCTGAAGAAGCGCGGCTACGTCTTCGTGACGGTGCCCCAGCTGCTCGCGCCGGGCAAGGCCGAGCCCGGGAAGATCTACCGGCCGTAG
- a CDS encoding SRPBCC family protein: MALFRIDRESSLPAGEVWRRLTAWERHADVVPLTRVTVRTPPPSGEGTVFVARSALGPVGFDDVMEVVTWRPATDGGGLCRLEKRGSFVTGWAEIEVSPRAEAGSAVAWREDLRVRWLPRIFDGVLVAAARWMFGRAVDGLLSSPPPRPFV; the protein is encoded by the coding sequence ATGGCTCTCTTCCGTATCGACCGGGAATCGTCCCTGCCCGCCGGCGAGGTCTGGCGCCGGCTCACCGCGTGGGAGCGGCACGCCGACGTGGTCCCGCTGACGCGGGTGACCGTCCGGACGCCGCCGCCCAGCGGCGAGGGGACGGTGTTCGTCGCCCGCAGCGCGCTCGGTCCCGTCGGCTTCGACGACGTGATGGAGGTCGTGACATGGCGCCCGGCCACCGATGGCGGGGGCCTGTGCCGGCTCGAGAAGCGGGGGTCGTTCGTCACCGGGTGGGCCGAGATCGAGGTGTCACCCCGGGCGGAGGCCGGTTCGGCGGTCGCCTGGCGGGAGGACCTGCGCGTGCGGTGGCTGCCGCGGATCTTCGACGGGGTGCTCGTGGCCGCCGCCCGGTGGATGTTCGGGCGGGCGGTGGACGGGCTGCTCTCCTCTCCCCCGCCCCGCCCCTTCGTGTGA
- a CDS encoding FAD-dependent monooxygenase — MKVACVGGGPAALYLSILLKRQDPSHDITVHERNPAGSTYGWGVTYWGGLLEKLRAGDPESARAISEHSVRWSDGIAYVGDRTTVNHGDEGHGIGRHRLLDILATRARSLGVRVEFESEITDAAQLPDADLVVAGDGVRSVLRERHADHYGAEVALGRNKYIWLGTTKVFDSFTFAFVESAHGWIWCYGYRFSDERSTCVFECSPETWTGLGLHEASEAEGLALLERLFAGPLDGHRLIGRAQSDGSAQWLNFRTLTNRTWHRGNVVLLGDAAHTTHYSIGAGTTLALEDAMALAGALRGNPELAPALASYERERRSALLSVQSAARYSAQWYENLPRYIGLDPAQMFALLGQRHSPLLPHIPPQLYYRIDRAAEQLEPLRRMKRWLGPRVARTLHGRAQASRD; from the coding sequence GTGAAGGTCGCCTGCGTCGGCGGCGGTCCCGCCGCCCTGTATCTCTCGATCCTGCTCAAGCGGCAGGACCCGTCCCACGACATCACCGTCCACGAGCGGAACCCGGCCGGGTCGACGTACGGCTGGGGGGTCACCTACTGGGGCGGCCTCCTGGAGAAGCTCCGCGCAGGCGACCCCGAGTCCGCGCGCGCCATCAGCGAGCACTCGGTCCGCTGGAGCGACGGCATCGCGTACGTCGGCGACCGCACGACCGTCAATCACGGCGACGAGGGCCACGGCATCGGGCGCCACCGGCTGCTCGACATCCTCGCCACGCGGGCCCGGTCCCTGGGCGTACGCGTCGAGTTCGAGAGCGAGATCACGGACGCGGCCCAGCTGCCCGATGCCGATCTGGTCGTCGCGGGCGACGGCGTCAGGAGCGTGCTGCGCGAGCGTCACGCGGACCACTACGGCGCGGAGGTCGCACTCGGCCGGAACAAGTACATCTGGCTCGGCACCACCAAGGTCTTCGACTCCTTCACCTTCGCCTTCGTGGAGAGTGCGCACGGCTGGATCTGGTGCTACGGCTACCGCTTCAGCGACGAGCGGAGCACCTGCGTCTTCGAGTGCTCCCCGGAGACCTGGACGGGCCTCGGCCTGCACGAGGCGAGCGAGGCCGAAGGCCTCGCCCTCCTGGAGCGGCTCTTCGCGGGACCGCTCGACGGGCACCGCCTGATCGGCCGCGCGCAGTCCGACGGCAGCGCGCAGTGGCTCAACTTCCGTACGCTGACCAACCGGACGTGGCACCGGGGCAACGTGGTCCTGCTCGGCGACGCCGCGCACACCACGCACTACTCCATCGGCGCGGGCACGACGCTCGCCCTGGAGGACGCGATGGCCCTCGCGGGCGCGCTGCGGGGGAACCCGGAGCTCGCCCCCGCCCTCGCGAGCTACGAGCGGGAGCGCAGGTCCGCCCTCCTGTCCGTCCAGAGCGCGGCCCGCTACAGCGCCCAGTGGTACGAGAACCTGCCGCGCTACATCGGCCTCGACCCGGCCCAGATGTTCGCGCTCCTCGGCCAGCGCCACTCGCCGCTGCTCCCGCACATCCCGCCGCAGCTGTACTACCGAATCGACCGCGCGGCAGAGCAGTTGGAGCCGCTGCGCAGGATGAAGCGGTGGCTGGGGCCGCGGGTCGCGCGGACGCTGCACGGACGGGCGCAGGCTTCGCGGGACTGA
- a CDS encoding XdhC family protein: protein MLDIAEELNRWVEQGRDFAVATVVAVGGSAPRQPGAALAVDSDGTAIGSVSGGCVEGAVYDLCQQALEDGESVLERFGYSDEDAFAVGLTCGGIIDILVTPVRADCAARPVLAAALAAAASGEAAAVARITAGPAELVGRALLVRSDADAAHEGGLGGHPELDRTVAGEARAMLDAGRTGTVEIGEDGSRCGQPLTILVESSVPPPRMIVFGAIDFASALVKVGTFLGYRVTVCDARPVFATAARFPDADEIVVEWPHKYLERTEVDGRTVLCVLTHDAKFDVPLLELALRLPVAYVGAMGSRRTHLERNDRLREVGVSELELTRLRSPIGLDLGARTPEETALSIAAEIVANRRGGSGVSLTGAHTPIHHDGSRRPAGRIGSVA from the coding sequence ATGCTGGACATCGCCGAAGAGTTGAACCGGTGGGTCGAGCAGGGACGCGACTTCGCCGTCGCCACCGTGGTGGCGGTCGGCGGCAGCGCGCCCCGGCAGCCCGGTGCGGCCCTGGCCGTCGACTCCGACGGCACGGCGATCGGCTCCGTCTCCGGCGGGTGTGTGGAAGGCGCCGTCTACGACCTGTGCCAGCAGGCACTCGAAGACGGCGAGAGCGTTCTGGAACGCTTCGGCTACAGCGACGAGGACGCCTTCGCCGTGGGTCTGACCTGCGGCGGCATCATCGACATCCTCGTCACCCCGGTCCGCGCGGACTGTGCCGCGCGGCCGGTTCTCGCCGCCGCGCTCGCCGCGGCCGCGTCGGGCGAGGCCGCGGCTGTCGCCCGCATCACCGCCGGACCCGCGGAACTCGTGGGCCGTGCTCTTCTCGTACGTTCGGACGCCGACGCCGCTCATGAGGGCGGGCTCGGCGGACATCCCGAGCTCGACCGCACCGTGGCGGGCGAGGCGCGCGCCATGCTGGACGCGGGCCGTACCGGCACGGTGGAGATCGGGGAGGACGGCTCGCGCTGCGGGCAGCCGCTCACGATCCTCGTCGAGTCGAGCGTCCCGCCGCCCCGCATGATCGTGTTCGGCGCGATCGACTTCGCGTCGGCGCTCGTCAAGGTCGGCACGTTCCTCGGCTACCGCGTGACCGTCTGCGACGCGCGGCCCGTGTTCGCGACGGCGGCGCGCTTCCCCGACGCCGACGAGATCGTCGTCGAGTGGCCGCACAAGTATCTGGAGCGGACGGAGGTCGACGGGCGCACCGTCCTCTGCGTGCTCACCCACGACGCCAAGTTCGACGTGCCGCTGCTCGAACTGGCCCTGCGTCTGCCGGTCGCCTACGTGGGCGCGATGGGATCGCGCCGCACGCATCTGGAGCGCAACGACCGGCTCCGTGAAGTCGGCGTCAGCGAACTGGAGTTGACCCGCCTCCGCTCGCCCATCGGCCTCGATCTGGGTGCGCGCACCCCGGAGGAGACGGCCCTTTCGATCGCCGCGGAGATCGTCGCGAACCGCCGGGGCGGCAGCGGCGTATCGCTGACCGGCGCGCACACGCCGATCCACCACGACGGCTCGCGGCGTCCCGCGGGGCGTATCGGGTCCGTGGCCTGA
- a CDS encoding NCS2 family permease encodes MTQQSTEPKTTAEDAGNGSRVPAGRSWLDRYFHITHRGSTVGREVRGGITTFMAMAYIILLNPVILSVPDATGHRLDGDQLTTATVFAAAATTIVMGLLGNVPLALAAGLSVSAVMAFQVAPEMTWGNAMAMCIIYGAIIILLVLTGLRTLIMDAIPLALKHAITMGIGMFVTLIGLVQAGFVTSMPSKHGDMYSKPIQLGVDDKLMGWPVLCFAVTVLLIFLLQVRKVPGAILIGIVGGTVFAAIVNQVAGMSQKDWGLNAPELSGSVVSSPDFGLFGEVSFSGIGDIGAITVGVIVFTLVLAGFFDAMGTIIGIGQQANLADKDGKMPGLNKALAIDGAGGVVGGFAGASGQTVFVESTAGVGDGARTGFASVVTGLAFALCLFFTPLAQLIPTQVASAALVVIGAMMLSNARHIDWTDQATAIPVFLTTVLMPFTYSITVGIAAGVIAHVLIKAAQGKVREIGWLMWVLALVFLAFFALHPIENWMGVK; translated from the coding sequence ATGACCCAGCAGTCAACGGAGCCGAAGACCACGGCAGAGGACGCGGGCAACGGCTCACGCGTCCCGGCCGGCAGGTCCTGGCTCGACCGGTATTTCCACATAACCCACAGAGGATCGACGGTCGGCCGGGAGGTGCGTGGCGGCATCACCACCTTCATGGCGATGGCCTACATCATCCTTCTGAACCCCGTGATCCTCTCGGTGCCCGATGCCACCGGACACCGGCTCGACGGTGATCAGCTGACCACCGCCACCGTCTTCGCGGCGGCCGCCACCACCATCGTCATGGGGCTCCTCGGCAATGTGCCACTGGCCCTCGCGGCGGGGCTCAGCGTCTCCGCCGTCATGGCCTTCCAGGTCGCCCCGGAGATGACCTGGGGCAACGCGATGGCGATGTGCATCATCTACGGCGCCATCATCATCCTGCTGGTCCTCACCGGCCTGCGGACCCTGATCATGGACGCGATCCCCCTGGCGCTGAAGCACGCCATCACCATGGGCATCGGCATGTTCGTCACGCTGATCGGCTTGGTCCAGGCGGGCTTCGTCACCTCCATGCCGTCCAAGCACGGCGACATGTACTCGAAGCCGATCCAGCTGGGCGTCGACGACAAGCTCATGGGCTGGCCCGTCCTCTGCTTCGCCGTCACCGTCCTGCTGATCTTCCTGCTCCAGGTCCGCAAGGTCCCGGGCGCGATCCTCATCGGCATCGTCGGCGGCACCGTGTTCGCCGCGATCGTCAACCAGGTCGCGGGCATGAGCCAGAAGGACTGGGGCCTCAACGCCCCGGAGCTGAGCGGCTCCGTCGTCTCGTCGCCCGACTTCGGCCTCTTCGGTGAGGTGTCCTTCAGCGGTATCGGCGACATCGGCGCCATCACCGTGGGCGTCATCGTCTTCACCCTGGTCCTCGCCGGGTTCTTCGACGCCATGGGCACCATCATCGGTATCGGCCAGCAGGCCAACCTCGCCGACAAGGACGGCAAGATGCCGGGTCTGAACAAGGCCCTGGCGATCGACGGTGCCGGTGGCGTCGTCGGCGGTTTCGCCGGGGCCTCCGGCCAGACGGTCTTCGTCGAGTCCACCGCGGGCGTCGGCGACGGCGCGCGCACCGGCTTCGCGAGCGTGGTCACCGGCCTCGCCTTCGCGCTGTGCCTCTTCTTCACCCCGCTCGCCCAGCTCATCCCGACCCAGGTCGCGTCGGCCGCCCTCGTCGTCATCGGCGCGATGATGCTGAGCAACGCCCGGCACATCGACTGGACCGACCAGGCAACCGCCATTCCGGTGTTCCTGACCACCGTCCTGATGCCGTTCACGTACTCCATCACGGTGGGTATCGCGGCCGGTGTCATCGCCCACGTCCTGATCAAGGCCGCCCAGGGCAAGGTCCGTGAGATCGGCTGGCTGATGTGGGTGCTCGCGCTCGTGTTCCTGGCCTTCTTCGCGCTCCATCCGATCGAGAACTGGATGGGCGTCAAGTAG
- a CDS encoding xanthine dehydrogenase family protein molybdopterin-binding subunit, giving the protein MAGTKTTTGAPTEVTQKHNKGGIGESTLRPDGTLKVTGEFAYSSDMWHEDMLWGQTLRSTVAHAEIVSIDTVEALKTPGVYAVLTYDDLPAEMKNYGLEIQDTPVLAHGKVRHHGEPVALVAADHPETARRAAAKIVVEYRELPVITDEASATAPDAVLVHEGRSDEYIEHVPHPNIVHNQPIIRGNAEEAAKKADFIVKGEYTFGMQDQAFLGPESGLAVPSEDGGVDLYVATQWLHSDLEQIAPVLGLPEEKVRMTLSGVGGAFGGREDISMQIHACLLALRTGKPVKIVYNRFESFFGHVHRHPAKLYYEHGATKDGKLTHMKCKIVLDGGAYASASPAVVGNASSLSVGPYAIEDVDIEAIALYSNNPPCGAMRGFGAVQACFAYEAQMDKLADKVGMDRVEFRQLNAMSQGTLLPTGQPVDSPAPVAEILRRVKARPMPPERQWESSEGADVRALPGGLSNTTHGEGVVRGVGYAVGIKNVGFSEGFDDYSTAKVRMEVINGEPVATVHTAMAEVGQGGITVHAQIARTELGVQQVTIHPADTQVGSAGSTSASRQTYVTGGAVKNSCELVREKVLEIGRRKYGSYHPAWATAELLLEGGKVVTDGGEALADLAELLEGESVEVEAEWRHRPTVAFDKKTGQGNGHVQYSFAAHRAVVEVDTELGLVKVIELATAQDVGKALNPLSVVGQIQGGTTQGLGVAVMEEIIVDPKTAKVRNPSFTDYLIPTILDTPTIPVDVLELADPNAPYGLRGMGEAPTLSSTPAVLAAIRNATGLELNRTPVRPEHLTGT; this is encoded by the coding sequence ATGGCTGGAACCAAGACCACCACGGGCGCGCCCACCGAAGTCACCCAGAAGCACAACAAGGGCGGCATCGGCGAGTCCACGCTCCGCCCGGACGGCACCCTGAAGGTCACCGGCGAGTTCGCCTACTCCTCGGACATGTGGCACGAGGACATGCTCTGGGGCCAGACGCTCCGCAGCACCGTCGCGCACGCCGAGATCGTCTCGATCGACACCGTCGAGGCGCTCAAGACGCCCGGCGTCTACGCCGTCCTGACGTACGACGACCTGCCGGCCGAGATGAAGAACTACGGCCTGGAGATCCAGGACACCCCGGTGCTCGCGCACGGCAAGGTCCGTCACCACGGTGAGCCGGTCGCCCTCGTGGCCGCCGACCACCCGGAGACCGCACGCCGTGCCGCCGCGAAGATCGTGGTCGAGTACAGGGAACTGCCCGTCATCACCGACGAGGCCTCGGCGACCGCTCCGGACGCCGTCCTCGTGCACGAGGGCCGCAGCGACGAGTACATCGAGCACGTCCCGCACCCCAACATCGTGCACAACCAGCCGATCATCCGGGGCAACGCCGAAGAGGCCGCCAAGAAGGCCGACTTCATCGTCAAGGGCGAGTACACCTTCGGCATGCAGGACCAGGCCTTCCTCGGCCCGGAGTCCGGCCTCGCCGTACCGTCCGAGGACGGCGGCGTCGACCTGTACGTCGCCACCCAGTGGCTGCACTCGGACCTCGAACAGATCGCCCCCGTCCTCGGCCTGCCCGAGGAGAAGGTGCGCATGACGCTCTCCGGCGTCGGCGGCGCGTTCGGCGGTCGCGAGGACATCTCGATGCAGATCCACGCCTGCCTCCTCGCACTGCGCACCGGCAAGCCGGTCAAGATCGTCTACAACCGCTTCGAGTCCTTCTTCGGCCACGTGCACCGCCACCCGGCGAAGCTCTACTACGAGCACGGCGCCACCAAGGACGGCAAGCTCACGCACATGAAGTGCAAGATCGTCCTGGACGGCGGCGCCTACGCGTCGGCATCCCCGGCGGTCGTGGGCAACGCCTCGTCCCTGTCGGTCGGTCCGTACGCGATCGAGGACGTCGACATCGAGGCGATCGCCCTCTACTCCAACAACCCTCCGTGCGGCGCGATGCGCGGCTTCGGCGCCGTCCAGGCCTGCTTCGCCTACGAGGCCCAGATGGACAAGCTCGCCGACAAGGTGGGCATGGACCGGGTCGAGTTCCGCCAGCTCAACGCCATGTCGCAGGGCACGCTCCTGCCGACCGGACAGCCGGTCGACTCGCCGGCCCCGGTCGCCGAGATCCTGCGCCGCGTCAAGGCACGCCCGATGCCGCCCGAGCGCCAGTGGGAGTCCAGCGAGGGCGCGGACGTCCGCGCGCTGCCCGGCGGACTGTCCAACACCACGCACGGCGAAGGCGTCGTCCGCGGTGTCGGCTACGCGGTCGGCATCAAGAACGTCGGCTTCTCCGAGGGCTTCGACGACTACTCCACCGCCAAGGTGCGCATGGAGGTCATCAACGGCGAGCCGGTCGCGACCGTGCACACCGCGATGGCGGAGGTCGGCCAGGGCGGCATCACCGTCCACGCGCAGATCGCCCGCACCGAACTCGGCGTCCAGCAGGTGACCATCCACCCCGCCGACACCCAGGTGGGCAGCGCCGGTTCGACGTCCGCGTCCCGTCAGACGTACGTCACCGGTGGCGCGGTCAAGAACTCCTGCGAGCTCGTCCGCGAGAAGGTCCTGGAGATCGGCCGCCGCAAGTACGGCTCGTACCACCCCGCGTGGGCCACCGCCGAACTCCTCCTGGAGGGCGGCAAGGTCGTCACCGACGGCGGCGAGGCCCTCGCGGACCTGGCCGAGCTGCTCGAAGGCGAGAGCGTCGAGGTCGAGGCCGAGTGGCGGCACCGTCCGACCGTGGCCTTCGACAAGAAGACCGGTCAGGGCAACGGCCACGTCCAGTACTCGTTCGCCGCGCACCGCGCGGTCGTCGAGGTGGACACCGAGCTCGGCCTGGTCAAGGTCATCGAACTGGCCACCGCCCAGGACGTCGGCAAGGCGCTCAACCCGCTCTCCGTGGTCGGCCAGATCCAGGGTGGCACCACCCAGGGCCTGGGCGTCGCGGTGATGGAGGAGATCATCGTCGACCCGAAGACCGCGAAGGTGCGCAACCCCTCCTTCACGGACTACCTCATCCCGACCATCCTCGACACGCCGACCATCCCGGTCGACGTGCTCGAACTGGCCGACCCGAACGCGCCCTACGGCCTTCGCGGCATGGGCGAGGCCCCGACCCTCTCCTCGACCCCGGCCGTCCTCGCGGCGATCCGGAACGCGACGGGTCTGGAGCTGAACAGGACGCCGGTACGTCCGGAACACCTCACGGGTACCTGA